ccatgttcctctgctccactctctggtccaccaccatgttcctcagctccactctctggttcaccaccatgttcctcagctccactctctgttccaccaccatgttcctcagctccactctctgttccaccatcatgttcctcagctccactctctgttccaccaccatgttcctcagctccactctgttacaccaccatgttcctcaactccactctctgttccaccaccatgttcctctgctccactctctggtccaccaccatgttcctctgctccactctctggtccaccaccatgttcctctgctccactctctggtccaccaccatgttcctctgctccactctctggtccaccaccatgttcctctgctccactctctggtccaccaccatgttcctctgctccactctctggtccaccaccatgttcctctgctccactctctggtccaccaccatgttcctctgctccactctctggtccaccaccatgttcctctgctccactctctggtccaccaccatgttcctctgctccactctctggtccaccaccatgttcctctgctccactctctggtccaccaccatgttcctctgctccactctctggtccaccaccatgttcctcagctccactctctggtccaccaccatgttcctcagctccactcagttccaccaccatgttcctcagctccactctctggtccaccaccatgttcctcagctccactctgttccaccaccatgttcctcagctccactctctgttccaccaccatgttcctcagctccactctctgttccaccaccatgttcctcagctacactctgttccaccaccatgtcTCTCAGCACCTTCAGTTCAGTGCAATGTCAGGCTAGGTGGTCAACTGTTCAGCATCAGTCTTTCATCCTTCACTGTGACCCTGTTCAGTGatatccttctctctgtcccctctaccctctccatgAGCCCATGTCCCAGACAGGCAGTGCAGCAACACCAGCAGAGCTACAACACCCCTCATTCTGAAACAACGTCTCTTCAGATCTAATGTAGTCTACTGGGCTCAGTCCCCTTCTTTATACACACTGGTGTTGTTGAACCAATACATGGAAATTTAACAGGTGTCCTCGTGTAATATTTTGAGAACATAGCCAAGGAATGTGTGATAGAACAAGTAAATATGATTTCTTGGCAGTTGATTCAGATTGTGGGTTGTTAAAGACCATGGGAGATTCACACCTGCTAGTCAGTAAAACCACCCATTTTCTCTCTATTGCATGATCTGTCAAACTAGTCTTGAAATAAAACTCTCATACACAGAGATAATGCTAATTTATTCCACAAAAGCATTAGAACAGTTGAGTCAATTGCATTTTATAAAAGTCCAACAAGCATATTTATATGATCTGTACTCAAGGAAGAGAGAGATTTGATTAAGATTTGGACCAAGAAAGAAAATGGAGATGggggaaatatattttttgacaaagaaatcatttagaatgcattgaaATCTCTTCTATCTCAGTGCTTTTCTACACTAGTAAAACCAGGAGTGGACACGTCCAAATCAACCAAAAACAGGGCACTATTACCCTCCATTTGTGTCTGTTCCTCAGCTGTCTCTCCTATACAGAGTTCAGAGTACACTTGAATCTGTGTGGAAGTCTGGGGCATCTTGCTGCTTGTCACCATATATCCAGTCTGTTGTGCCTGGTTGGCTGGTTCAGTCTGTTCTCTTTGTATCAGCCAGCCGGTCTGTTTAGtccattttacacacacacacacacacacacactgctttactgCTGAGCACATGGCAAAACTGTTTTAACGAAATCTAAGTCATCACAAAATAAATTATATCAAGTGGAGGAGCAGGTAGGAGTGATGGTTCAGGGgaaaggggaagaggggggaCTGGGGCTCAGTTTGGGGTTTTTGGCACCCTCCAAAAGGCCCAAGGTGTCAGGGGAGGGTATGAGGTTTAATACTCCTGTGTTATGGGGCCATCCAGAAGGGCATGGGCTGCTGTGACTGTGCCTGCTGTGTTTTGGCACGTTGGGGAGGCGGAGGGGGGCAGCGGTACCCCAGAGTCCAGCCCGAGGATGACGTGGGGGTGGAGTGGGTTGCCCCAGCGACGTTACCATGGTTACCTGCCCCCAAGGTTTTGGGGGTGGAGTGGTCCTCCTCTTCGTCCGAGGAGTCACCAGCGTACGCCACGAGCCCCGTCTTCATCCTCTTCACTGAGGGatctgagagagatgagagggaaaaacagtgggagaaagagggaggaatgagggagaaaggagaggggtggtcgagagagagagagaagacatacACACAAAGAGAAAGAACACAACCAAAGACCAGCACAATGGTTTCAAAAACAACAGTTGGAAGTCAATTGTTTTACCAACAGATAGGGAGAGAAAGTTAATAGATTGCATTGTGTTTGGCAGGAGGGGTGAGttaggtagaggaggaggggcatGGGTCAGCAGCGGCAGTCATTGGTCGGTGGGGAGCGGCAGCGTTAGGGCCGTCCAATCACAATGCAGAACAGCGCCACAGGAGAAGAGCCCCACCCCCATCCGGCATCCCACCCAGAGAGACATGGAAGAGAAGAAAAACACAGAAAGAACACAAAAAAAGAGAGAGTCTTGTTAGTGAGGGAGTCAAACACGGGCACAGACACTCCTGTCTGATGACGTCATCAGAAAGGGACGGGCAGCGAGGGGACAGCACCAGCTAGACAGAGGGGGACTCCCAATCTGAAATCCATCCCTAAACACCTCCTAGATGTCACAAGATGAGATGCCAGGTGTAAGCAGTATGGTAATAGTTCAGCCGTACTCTTCTACAGGCCAATTGTAATTGTCTACATATCGCTTACACCTATAAAATCCTCCTCAGGCCTACACAGTGCCTAGGGCTAGGGGTTGACTTAGGATCAACGACAGAGTTACCTGAGGCAGTGGGGGATCGAAGCTTTGCCCAGTTCTTGATTCTGAACTGACTGGCTTTCAAAGCAGAACTTATCGAGGAACACTATGCCTGTCTGATGTAATCTGCTAGAACCTGTTCTGTCACGTGTGAGAACAGCATGTCTGCATGCAAAATGCTATTTGACTCTGACTACTGACAGCCAAGAGTCCGGGGGGGTGGGCAGCGTGCTTTATGGCTGAGGCCATGGATGGGGAGGGGTCAGGGGGGTTACATGGGGTGGGGCCCTTACCCAGGGGGCCTTGCAgcagcctcctctcctccatcttggGTGTCATGCCTCCGTTCATCGGAATGGGTGGTGGAGGCATCAGCTGCCTActgctggagagaaagagagggagggagggagggagggagggaggagggaaggagagagagggaaggagtcaGTGTTGCAGAACATCAATCACAAGCAAACACAAGCCTGCACACACGGTGTGTCCAGCATCTGGGATGAAGGACACTGCTATAAAGGAGAGTGACTCGTCGCCCCCCCATCTCGTACCTGTCCCTCTCCCTCGGCGGCCCGGAGGAACTCGGTGGCGGGGGTCCTGAAGCCTCTGGGCCGGGGCTGCCCACAGGGAAGCCTGCACCTAAATTAGTCATATGAATGGGTCCATGCTATGAGCAGAAAAACACACAGGCGCATTAGCACACATCCTCCCCTAAATCACTATTATTAATAGTAGGCCTACAAGCATGTAGTTATCTAAACTATTGAATGGAACTGAACTGCAGAGTTATTATTCCATAACGTTTTCCTTTTCACTACACCTTATTTAAGCAGCTGACAATAAAACTAGGATTTTAACTTTATGCATGCTCTGATTGCACATAATCCAAAAATAGGAATGGACTGTATTAAAGTAACATCAAGAGGACACATTTAAATTAGGCCTGTGAAGAAACTAGTATTGCGATATATTTTCCAGGGCAAAAATTAAAACAGGAAGCAGACCAAACTGCTGTATATAAAACATGATGTGCTATAGCCTGGAAAATAAACCTAATGACTCTGGGGGACAACATAACGATggttgtttccaacattagggccgttttcctaaagaagttcaTCCGTTTCATGtttgtttccttgccatgatACTGATATCGTACCTGCACTAATTTCAatatattgaaatacatttgatGATTATCCAACAATACCTTTCCAGAATCTCCAGTTCTATAAATCCAATACTACATGGACTCAGATAATAACAGCTATGGTTACAATGCTTTTCAATGAACGCCATAAGATCTACTAGGGAAAAAACAAGTTGACACTGAACAGACACTTAGACCCATTCAACAAGCAAACCTTTTCTATAGAATGCAGACAGGGACTCACAGAATTACAGACAAGAGACAGTGAGAATCATAATGAATTGAGTCTTGAGAACAGAAAGAGGAACAGAAATCAGATACATGGACAGAAGATAAGAAAAGACAGGAAGACAACAGAAGCAGAAGAGACAGACTGGACGAAGGCAGCACATAAGGTGGAAGAATAAAATAATGGGAAATCACCTGGTATCCCAGCAGACCGCTGTCACTCTCGTCTGGCACCTCCTCCGTGAAGCGTCTTTTCTGCGGCGGATTGGCTAAGACTACAGGAGGCGGAGCTTTGGGCGGAACCGGAGCAGCGGGTGGGAAAGGAGAAGGTGGGAGAGTCTGGGGACAAAAAAAACAACTTGGATGTAATGCATGTTGAATACATCATATATACAGCCTATCAAGAAAATGTTTTTCAACTAGTTTCATAACTCAGATGTAATAGTCTTAATGTACTGTATAGGTCCAAGTCTACTGTATAGGTCCAAGTTATAGGTCCAAGTCTAAATCTGATTGACCAGTCTTACCTGTGGTAAAGTGACAGGTGCAGGGGGGAGGGCGTACCGGTTGGGAGGGGGGAGACCAGCAGGCAGCCCAGGGGGAATGGGAGGGGGGACAGTGTAGGGGGGAGGAATGGGCTGAGGGGGAGGTACAGGGAGGGGGTAGCTGGGCTGGTACCCCGATGGGGGGTAGTAAGGGGGCTGGGGGGGCATCCCGTTGGCCATGGGGGGCTGCATAaagcctggaggaggagaggaagaggaacacgTCAGTATGTTGACACATTGTAGAGGCTGTAAAAGAGAAAGACAGCCAGAGTCTGTACCGGGAGTAGGCATCATGACACTCATCTGGTTGAGGAAGACAGAATACTCTGCATGGACCTGGAGGGAAGAGAGAACAGTCACAGATCCACATGGCAAACAGAGCCCAGCTACATAATACAACACACTTCACATGGGACAGCTTGAAACAGGGTTTAAGTGAAAGTAGAGCAGTGTACAGAGAGCAGAGTGCCAGTCAGTAAACCATTAGACACTCACCGTCTGCAGCAGGTTGTCACACAGGGTCTTAGCTGCAGCAAGGCCCTCTGGTTTGGGATgactggggaagagagaggagttcATGTGTGCCTGGTGTCTAAGCTCTGTGTCTCTGAGCTAATACAAATCAACATGGACTTTACTCCCCCATTAATACTGCCATTTACCTGATGTAGATGTACATTTGTTCAAGGCCCTCTCTGAGTTGACACAGATGAACACGAGTCTAGTCCATGAGACTTACCTGATGTAGATGTACATCGGTTCGAAGGCCTCTCGCCCAGAGGCGGGCTCCAGACAGCCTGATCCCTTCCCCCTGAGGAAGACCTTGGCCCCAGTCTCACCCTGGATGTGCTGCAGGTAGGAGCTGCCTGGCCCTTCCACCCTCTCCTTCACTGAGAAGCCCTGGATGGCATGCTCCAGACCCACAAACAACTTTTCCTGCACATAGTGCATCTGAAAGGATATGGATGTGAGTCTTAAAGATTCATCAATGACATTGACACTCATAAAATAACATTGTCGCTCAGTGTgtgtcaatcacacacacaaactctgttTTCTTATTAGTGTCAGCCATCAGCTAAATCAGCCGGTTACAGACTCATTTTCAGCCACCTACTTTTTCCACTTTATATTAACTAGGCTACTTTCCATTTAAACCTTTCAATCCCTAGTCTGCCGTGTGGATAGAGTGAACGATATGCATCTTCTAGTGATCTATTGATAGGATAGGTGCCCATCAGTCACAAAGCAAGCGATGACAGGGAAACGCAATGTGCTGTCTGTCCCGCCTCCCAGTACCATTTGTGTGCACTGTGGTTGGTTGCAGTCTAATTTCTTtacacagaggaaggagagagcatgAAAATAGGGAATTTGCATACCCCGCGTCGCGTACGTACGAGGTAACGCCCCACGTAGCGGATGGGCGAGGTAACGCCCCACGTAGCGGATGGGCGAGGTAACGCCCCACGTAGCGGATGGGCGAGGTAACGCCCCACGTAGCGGATGGACAAGGTAACGCCCCACGTAGCGGATGGGCGAGGTAACGCCCCACGTAGCGGATGGACGAGGTAACGCCCCACGTAGCGGATGGGCGAGGTAACGCCCCACGTAGCGGATGGACAAGGTAACGCCCCACGTAGCGGATGGGCGAGGTAATGCCCCACGTAGCGGATGGACAAGGTAACGCCCCACGTAGCGGATGGGCGAGGTAACGCCCCACGTAGCGGATGGACAAGGTAACGCCCCACGTAGCGGATGGACGAGGTAACGCCCCACGTAGCGGATGGGCGAGGTAACGCCCCACGTAGCAGATGGACAAGGTAACGCCCCACGTAGCGGATGGGCGAGGTAACGCCCCACGTAGCGGATGGACGAGGTAACGCCCCACGTAGCGGATGGACGAGGTAACGCCCCACGTAGCGGATGGGCGAGGTAACGCCCCACGTAGCGGATGGACAAGGTAACGCCCCACGTAGCGGATGGACAAGGTAACGCCCCACGTAGCGGATGGACGAGGTAACGCCCCACGTAGCGGATGGACGAGGTAACGCCCCACGTAGCGGATGGACGAGGTAACGCCCCACGTAGCGGATGGACAAGGTAACGCCCCACGTAGCGGATGGACAAGGTAACGCCCCACGTAGCGGATGGGCGAGGTAACGCCCCACGTAGAGGACACAGTATTTTCCTTTGCGTGTTTCACATAGCCAGCCACATGGAGTCGTGGTGCATAGTAGACTATTTACTGTGCTTTGATTGACAACTGAACAGCAAGCGTTGACTAGTTTATAAAAAGTGTCAAACTGACTaaagaaaaaatacaaaaaatctcCTATATCCCTTTGCCATTCATAAATCATACAGCGTGGTTATACTGCATGTCCATGGTGACATAAACCAAAGGATTCCCTAGGTTTCCTTTCCTAAGATGTCGGGACTaaagtcactgtaaataagactttaatctcaagagaagacatgTTAAACGCTCCCTTACTTAGAAAATAGTCCTGATATAAGCCTAGGCCATACCCCAAACAACTAATTCATTCATTTTCAGTAAATTAAAACTGCCCTGGCTGGCTACTTTTTCTATTTGGCTGGCTACTCTATGCACTTGTGGAAAACACTGCTTACCCCAGACTGAAAGTGTGGTCTGTGATGGTGGTTGATGGGGGGCAGTGAGGGGGGCTGGGGTTTGTGTTGCTGGTAGACTGGTACTGTGGCTCCGGTTCCGCTGTAGGAGGAGGTGGCCGCCTTCACCACTCCGTTAGTGATGATCTCCTTGATGCGGTTCACAGCTCCTGGAGAGAGATTGGATCGTCACAACATAGAAAGTCAGGAAAGAAGGACCATGGTGATCATAAATGGTGATAATCTTAATCAAATTAGGTGAGGTAAATAGAGATGTACTGACTGTCAACAAGCTCCCTGGTCTGGCCCTGGACGTGAAGATAGAGGGGTCGGTCCCTgacgacagagagagaagcagtctAAGCAGTAGCCTAAGACTTGGTTGTATGATGCAATCAGACAACAGATCCACTTGTCTGTATAAAGAAAAGTAAATACCAGTAACATCCTTGGTAGAGCAATGTGGTAATAAAGGTGTGAAGCAGGACTCACCCTTGTGGAGCCTTGTACTTCTCCACTGCTGCCATGTATCGCCCCCTGGTGGACACAGCAGCACCGCTCACTTTGCTGATCTTCACATAATAGGATGAAGAAGAAGCTGGTCATTTACTATCCTCAAGTGAGACACTTTCAGTCCCATACTGGTTTACATGACACTGATCCAGTCTGTACATGTGCGTGTCACACAGAGAAAGAGCTGGGTAAACATAGCAGTAAGTTTGACTGTTGACCAGATTGTCAATCAATGGGTCTAAAGATCACAATGATGTCATGGACTCTGACCTCGTCCTGTGTCTGTCCGCGGGTCAGCAGGTTCCGGCAGGGGAGAGGAACGTCGTTGATCTCCACCTCCGCAACCACCAGGTCATCCTTCGCTTTCATAGGAGGCTGGGGCTTCCCTGCACCCACAACCTGGTGATGACAAAGATTCATTTTTATGTGTCGCATGCTAACATTTACAACAATATCtctaaaaaaagagagagattaaGAGTGAGGGGATTATAGAATTTGGAGGCAAGAGAGGGACAGACAacgaagacagagagaagacagattaCAGGTGAGAGACTGAAAGCGTTTCTAATGTTTTCAGTGTAAGAGGTTTCCTGACCATTACCTTGTCTGGGGGTCCAGATGGTCCAGAGGGTCCTATCTGGGAGGGCTTGAGCTTGCCCTTGGCTACCAGCATGGCGTTGATCTTAGCTGCCACAGCAGCTGCAGCGTCCAGAGCACCTGTAGGAGCTGCCTCCGCCTCCCCCATCTGGTCTGAACCAGGACCTGGGCCCGGCTGGTCCCATTTACTACGGCGCCTGAGGAACAAAGAGGGGAGCGGGAAGtggaacagagacagggggaggggtaGTGAAAGacggagggagaaaaagagggcaATGGTAAGTGGAAGGGATGGGAGAAGCAGAGGGAGAATGGAGGGCAGTGCAAAAGCAGCAATCACAAGGCCTCTCCTCAACCGTTTCTGTAAAAAGCTGGAGGGATCGGTGCTGGAGAAACAAAGGCCTAACAACTctgacagagctatggatgcaaaaactgaccatctatgatataaaaattatatatatatataaaaaaaattaaccaTTTGTGGCAAaaaacagtgtttgtttacatataCTTTTGGTTTTACTCTTACTCCCATGTGGTAAAAAAAAGggtatattttgggttctgatgttGTATGTCAGTTGAGCTAAACTTTTTGGGTGACCAACCAATTTCACATGTTAGTTATatgcctcctgagtggcgcagcggtctaatgaCCTGGAGTCCAACAGGGCGGCGCAAAaatggtccagcgtcgtccgggttagaggagggtttggccgcgGGGGCTTTAcatggctcatcgtgctctagtgactccttgtggcgggccaggcacctgcaggctgacttccgttgtcagttgaacagtgtttccaccaacacattggtgtggctggcttccaggttaagcgagcaggtgttaagaagcgcagtttggcgggtcatgtttcggaggacgcatgagttgaccttcgcctctcccgagtccgttgcgatgagacaagatcgtaaaaCGTAATaatatgaaattggggagaaaacaggggaaaacatttttttttttaaatgcatgctAGTTATAGATTTGTCAaatctaagaagcagtagattttctatgcttcccgttattaagttttgtttttgcgtctttcACTTTTGgatttgtacaccagcttcaaacagctgaaaatacaatatttttggttatgtaaaatatatttcacaggggattagatggtacaatgattctctacactgtaCCTGCTTGTTTtatcaaactgaaattaggtgaactaaaTTATTACAATCAGGAAATcatgaagtaaaaaataataaaaggatgtagcaactgcaggtTGCCCCTTAAATGACCACATCAATTACAGGGTTCAGAGGTCGTAGGCTAACAAGTTAGTTTAGTCATTGCCATCTAACGTTACAATTAATGTTAACTTTGTGGATTGAATTAATGTTGTTGACttgataacgttagctagctagttatccaACAGTTTTGTTCCAAGTCGCTGTGCTTAACGTTAGTTAACTAGCAACCATACGTAGTTAGCTAATGTAACTTACCAAAACAACAGTTATCGAGCTAACTAATCGATAGCTAGGTAACCAACTCACAtcgattttaaaaaaaaatagacgTAACACCCAACGGCGCTCTTAGTTAGCTATATAACCAACAAATTTCTAAACTGGGCAgcgacagctagctagctacaacgtTGGCTACTAAGCATACCCCACGTAGTTAGCTACAAGCACTCCGCCATTACAAATTAACTAGCTAGCTTTGTGCTGCTCAGTCAGTGTTGGGCAAGTCTGTGGTCAAATGCACCGTGATAACGCAACGTTCTTTCAACTCACCCGCCGTTTTGCGTTCCACTAAATGACATTAATCTTCTATTTGGTTGAATTTCTCTTTGCGTAAAAACACTAACGTTAATACGGACTCCGCCTGACTTTCAATATTGTCCAGACAGTGGAGTACTTCAAGAGCTTTCACTCTATGCGATATCgttcccacttcctgttttttgGGGAAAGGACCGGTGCTGTGTTGAATTTTGCTTCCCTCACACAGATTGAAGAAAATAATCATGTGCGACGCTAGGGGACGTAGTGAGCGGGACGCAGCGTCTCACCGGATGATGCAGTCCTGTGGCTGCCTGCTATCATCGTTTTCCTGCCACCCCAGGTGAGTGTTgcggatatgaaccagattcatCTCGGTTCAGGTTTCCCAAATGAAACCCCACAGCTTGGTCTACGTCTACAGACATCTTTACAAGCAGGATGCTGAGGTGATGATTGCCAGAGCCAGGTAAACTATGGTTGTTAGCCAGGTAAACTATGGTTGTTAGCCAGGTAAACTATGGTTGTTAGCCAGGTAAACTATGGTTGTTAGCCAGGTAAACTATGGTTGTTAGCCAGGTAAACTATGGTTGTTAGCCAGGTAAACTATGGTTGTTAGCCAGGTAAACAAACTATGGTTGTTAGGCCAGGTAAAGTATGGTTGTTGTCAGCACGTGgtgttgtctctgtgtttaaAAACAATAACATTGGCCCCATTGCAGTTTATTGCATGTGTAAAATGTATTGTTGTCAACTTTTTTTCAATATGTGTGGTCCTTTGTGGACCGTTTAATTAGCCCAACTGTTTATTGACATTTTTCAGTAAACTGATTTCCCCTCCAACTACATGTTGTTTCTTAAAACCATGTTTGCCTAGCTACCGTTGCTAACCATGATTGATCTATTTACCATGATTCACTGAATAAGCTCAGGAATGTCTCTCCTTCCTGTACTTTGTAAGTAGGCTATCAGCCAAGTTTAACCTTTTTAATTACCTTGGCAATTAGATCACGGATCTGCAGTCTAAAATTAAATACCCAGTGCCACATAGACTTAGCCTAATTTTAATGCTTATGTCTGAGTTTGGGTTATCAGGTCCTATGCCTTATTATGCATAATGTCTTGTCTATTCTGTTCTAGTGTTGAGTACACTGGTGGTCTATCCATCATCAGGTGAGTATCATTTTAATACCACACACTCTTCATTTTTAGACCATTACTTATATTCAAGTTTACAGATCAAGTTACTTAATGTAGACTTTAGGTGTGGCAGACTGGGCAATATCTTGAAATCAACACTTTGGATGCTTTGCCAAAACAGCCCAGAATGTGTTGAAATTCTACACTACTGCATGTGTTCACAGAGGTTCTACTGATGCCGACTCTGACCGTGGAGCCTTCAGGACGACAGGTGTACACTGAGGACACAGTCACCTTGGCATGTCGGTTACCTGGCCACTCTGGGCTGGGCTGGCAGTTCTACTGGCACAAAGACAGGTGTGACCTCCGGCTCCCTCTTTATGTTGCTTCTCTGATGGTGTATATTGGAGGTCGGGAGGTGTGATAGATTTCAGTGCAATCTAATAGAATGTGGGTGTTAGGCTACTTGTTGTATCCATCACTCGCTGAGTGATGATCGTAATACATGGCACTGGATAACTGTGTACAGGAACTGGAATGTACTAACAAGTGGAACAAACTAATGCTCATAACACTATATTAGGCAGGACACTGTCCCTGTGGAGCAGATGTGGGGCAGTGGTGGAGGTGGGGCAGTCTACCAACTGTGGCGtgcctctgtcacacacacaggccagTACTGGTGCAGAGCAGGGAGAGGACAGCCAGTCTTCTACACCCAATACAGCCAGGCAGTCTCTGTTAATGTCATTGGTGAGTGAGGAGACTAGCACATGAGTAATGGGTGTCTTGCATGTGGTGTCATGCTCTTTTTCATAGATTACTTGACAAGCCCCACTCATTACTCTAGCTCTTGTCAGTGACAATTGgaatatatttctcttctctacttCTTTGTAATCTATATTTTTCTCAACTTCCTCCTCTAATCAATCTGTGTAATCAATATCCTCTCCAGAGCTCTTCACATCAGTGACTTTGTCAGCATTTCCTTCGACCGTGGTCAAAGAGGGCGGGGCTTTCAACCTCACCTGTGAGGCCCAGTTTAGCAACTGCAAGCTGAGCCAACATCATGGTAACCACAGTCTACATAGTCACCCTGATCCTGACCGTAACTGGACCACAGTGGTTGTAACATTCTCCTTCCTGCGGGACGGCTGGCCAGTGGCCAGGGACTCTGTCAGTGGGATGTACAGCGTAGCGAGGGCTTCTAGGTGTCACATGGGGACCTACAGCTGTGTGGCCAGAGCAGGCCGGGCCAGGAGGAGCAGTCAGGAGATCAGCATCACACTAGACAGTGAGTTCTTACTATATCACCTGAACGTTTAGTTTGCCAATTGCTATAGGTTTTCATTCCTCATTGCTGGTCTGAAATCATATTCATTATTGTGGTGCCAAAACTGCCACTCTTTACCGTTCACTTTGTATCCTGATCTCTCTCATGCTGCCTTCATCCAGACCTGTCTCTGATACTGGTCACCTGCTTTGGCACCTTCCTGATCCTCTCCGTGGCTCCATTGGCATTTTTTGTGAGACTATACGCGATGAGATGTAAGTGGCAGCATAGTGGATCTTAGTCTGACTCTTGAGTCTCTGGGACTGAGTTAGTTCAACACCTATCTCTTCTCTTTGTGTGACCATGCAGTATGGCAGCtcagaggcagaggacaaggATAATTGCAGTGCAAtgagtgcagtacaatacagggACCAAAATGGAGGACAGGTGAGACATGCTGTGAGAACTCATGTAGTTCACATGGCTGTATTAGTgcacaggtgtaggatcttaatttgatcaccctgttgcatgTTTTTTACTCAAAAGATTAAAACAGATGTTTTTATTGTAATCTTGCAGATGTATCTGGACCCAGCTGACTTGAGAAACTTTATATCGTTTATTACAAAATTGGAGTGTAGAATAATAAACATAAATTATTTGGAGAATTTTGACCAAagaatgtttttgttttattttcacCACACCCAAATAATACATTGATTCAACACTGCAACATGCCTGTATTGTCAAATAGAGCCAACT
The genomic region above belongs to Oncorhynchus mykiss isolate Arlee chromosome 3, USDA_OmykA_1.1, whole genome shotgun sequence and contains:
- the LOC110536529 gene encoding Fc receptor-like A isoform X1 yields the protein MSLLPVLLLSTLVVYPSSEVLLMPTLTVEPSGRQVYTEDTVTLACRLPGHSGLGWQFYWHKDRQDTVPVEQMWGSGGGGAVYQLWRASVTHTGQYWCRAGRGQPVFYTQYSQAVSVNVIELFTSVTLSAFPSTVVKEGGAFNLTCEAQFSNCKLSQHHGNHSLHSHPDPDRNWTTVVVTFSFLRDGWPVARDSVSGMYSVARASRCHMGTYSCVARAGRARRSSQEISITLDNLSLILVTCFGTFLILSVAPLAFFVRLYAMRLWQLRGRGQG
- the LOC110536529 gene encoding Fc receptor-like A isoform X2, with product MPTLTVEPSGRQVYTEDTVTLACRLPGHSGLGWQFYWHKDRQDTVPVEQMWGSGGGGAVYQLWRASVTHTGQYWCRAGRGQPVFYTQYSQAVSVNVIELFTSVTLSAFPSTVVKEGGAFNLTCEAQFSNCKLSQHHGNHSLHSHPDPDRNWTTVVVTFSFLRDGWPVARDSVSGMYSVARASRCHMGTYSCVARAGRARRSSQEISITLDNLSLILVTCFGTFLILSVAPLAFFVRLYAMRLWQLRGRGQG